In Tautonia rosea, the genomic window TGACTCCTCCAAGGATTCTTGGCCCGAGTGCGCTCCCCTGTCCTCCTCCATGCTGATCGGTCTTGAAGGGAAAAGCACTCTGTGAGGTTCGGGGCCTGGACGCATGACTCAGATTTGCGGTTTCGCCAAGGGGGTCTGAGGTCGGTTCTCACAACCCTCTTGCCTTCATAATCCAAACACGAGTGACGAGGTTGACTCCGAGACAGTCTCGTAATCAAGGCGATGCAACATCAGGACCCAAACCCGTCTCCTGGCTCAATGACGGATTGAGCTAAGCCCGGGAGATCAAGGCAATCTGCATCGTGGGTTCGACCGAATTGCTGGACGATCCGATCAACGTGGGGGGGAGGCTCGGGTCTCGGTGGTTGACCAACCACTCCAACACTTGCCCTCCTTATTATTGCGGATACTCGGGACGCTGAACCAGCGTTGATCGGAAAAACGGCATGAACGATTCGCACGGCCACCTTGCGCGGCATTGACCCGTTGGAACTCGGCTCGCGATAATACCCATCCCTCGACCCACGACGGTTCAATCCTTCCTGTGCTCCGGCGGATCGATGACCTGTGTTATGCATCCGCCGCCCTGGCCCCCTTTGTGATCGGCATTGCCTGCCGTTTCCGTAACGAGGACCAACGGTTGGTGATCACCCTTGAGAATTTGCAGCCCGTCCCTGATGCCCTGCGTCGATCAGTGCTCTCAATCGGGAATTTTGACGGCGTTCATCGCGGCCATGCCGATCTGATCGGCAGACTGCGGTTGATGGCCGATGCGCTGAAGGCCCCGGCCATCGCGATCACCTTCGACCCGCACCCAATCGCCGTGCTTCGCCCCGATCAGGCCCCTGCACCGCTGAGCTGGACCGATCGCAAAGCGGCGTTGCTGAAACAGATCGGGGTCGATGCAGTCGCTATCTTCAAGACTGGCCCCTGGTTGCTCGGACTCACGGCCCGAGCGTTCTTCGAACGGGTCATCCTGGATCAATTCGACGCTGCCGGGCTGGTCGAGGGTCCGACGTTCGGCTTCGGACGGGATCGCGTGGGAACGGTCGAGACGCTTGATGACTGGTGCGCCGAGGCGGGCCTCCGGTTCGAGATCGCGGCTCCGTCGGAGCAGGACGGGAGGATTGTATCCTCAACTCGCATCCGTCACGCCTTGCTCGACGGCCTCGCCCACGAGGCTGCCGGGTTGCTCGGCCGTCCTCATCGCCTCCGGGGAACAGTCGTTCGGGGAGAGGGTCGAGGGCGCACCATCGGCTTTCCGACGGCGAACCTGGGCGGGATCGACACGCTCATCCCAGCCGATGGCGTGTACGCGACCCTGGCCTATCTTGACGGCAGCCCCGAGCCAATCCCCTCGGCCACGCACATCGGCCCCAATGCGACGTTCGGCGCGGAGATGAGAACGGTTGAGGCGCACTTGCTCGATTTTGAGGCGAACCTTTACGGCCGTCGGATCGAGCTCGACCTGCTCGCCCGCCTCCGCCCGTCGCAGGCCTTCCACGGGCTTGAGGCGCTGCTGGCCCAGATGGAATGCGATGTGGCTGAGGCCCGCAAGGTGATCGCCGGGCATCGGCTCCTTTGAGCGAGGATTCGGACATTGATCCGATCAGCTTCGTACTGAGCCGATTCGGTCCGGGGTATCAATCAAGATCGATTGCCCTCTCACAAGCGTCCCGGAATCGATCCGAAGTTGTCTGGAATCACCGGAAGAGGACGATTCGGAACGCTCCAGGAAGCCCGTCAGGGTTTCGACGATCGTTCGTGCCACCCGATCCCATCGGTAGTGAGCGTCGAGCGGTTCTTGAGGAATGGCAATCGGCGAGGCTCGACGGAGTTTCTGCCAGGCCTGATCCACGGTGCTAGGTTCGGACGGGTCGAAGAAGTGGATCCCTGGTGTGTCAAATTCACGGAGGGCGCTGTTGTAGCTGGCCAGCACGGGGGTTCCGTGGCGGAGCGAGTCGAGCACCGGAAAACCGAATCCTTCGTAGAGCGACGGATAGATGGACCAGCCGACGGTTCGATAGAGGCGGCAGAGTTCTCGATCGGGCACGACGCCGAGAAACCGGACCCGACGGCCTCGGGGGAGGCGTCGGTACTTCTCCAGAGCCTTGCGTGAGGTGAGCCAACCCAGCGGTCCGACCCACCAGAGTTCGGCCCCATCGGGCAAGGCGTCGGAATCGCGAAACCAGTCGAGCAGGAAGAACGGATTCTTGCGAGGTTCGAGCGTCGAAACGACCAGACCGACATTCGGACGTCGCTCCGGCGTGCTGTCGTCGCAGTGGGATTCGACGCAGAGGCTCGGCCCCGAGTGGGCGACGACAATCCGGTGTTGCGGGAAGGGGGTCAGCCAGCCCGCGTCGGCCTTGGTGGCATGCGAGACGGCCAGAGCACAGTCGGACGAGAGCAGGCTCTTGGCGAAGAAGCCACGGAACATCCCCCGCGTTTTCTCGGAATGCGTCCAGGGGACGACGAGCGGGGTGAAGTCGTGCAGGATGCTCATCTCGACCGGGAAGAGCTTCTCGACAGGCCTTAGGCAGCCGAAGAGCCCGGCGCTTCGAGCGGGAGGAGTCCCGAGCGGCTCGCGACGGCTCGACCAGATCCATCGGCCGAGCGATCCGAGATCCTGGTCGAGGTTCGGGTCCAGTTCCCCGTTGAGGATCAGTTCCTTCCCGTTCGAGAAGAATCGCAAGGGCACGAGACGAGCCAGAGACAGCACGACGCGAGCCGTGTAGCGACCGATTCCGGTCAAATGCCGATCGGCCAGTGGGTTGGCATCGACGTATAGCGTGAATCCAGAATCGGCCGCAGCCCCGGCCTCCAAGCGATTCGGGGTCTCATCCATGATGCTTCCCGTCCGATTCGATTTTCCGAGGAGAACCTATCCGGGACGTTCATACGCCCTTGATCCCCCTTTAGACTCGCCCAAGCGAGACAATCGGTCAACCGCGATCGGCGCCCGCCTGCAGGAGTTTCCGGCCCTTCGACCCGGATGCCGTTCCTCGGCTCGGGGTCAGGACGACGACAAGCGCGACCACGCCAGACCGGCCGCCACGACACCAACGAGTGCGAGACCGCCGAGAATCGCGTTACGATGAATGGAACACTGAAGCTCCCAACGGGGATTTATTGCCTGAGCGTTAAATGCCCCGTGGGCTCCCCGGTCGCCGGGGAGCGGCTCCCAAAGGTTGTGCGGTTGGTCCGGTGCCTGTGGTTCGTCCCCCATTTGGGAGTCGTATCCGTACCGGCTCAGGTACCAGTCACCTACGGCTGGGACGAGTTTGTTCCCGAGAATCACCTGGTAGGTCGGCACTCCGACAAACAACTCGCGGCGGTTGTGATCCGAGGCCCAGAGAATTGCCTCGGCGGCGATTTCAGGCTGGTAAATTGGAGGGACCGGCTGTCCCTTGCGCGGAAGTCGGCTTTTTACCCAGCGAAACTGTGGCGTGTTCATTGCAGGCAGTTGGATCGAGGTCACGCGCACGCGACTTCGTTCGTGCAACAGTTCGGCCCGAAGCGAGTCATTGAAGCCCTGGATCGCATGCTTCGCGGCACAGTATGCCGACTGGAGCGGAATTCCCCGATAAGCAAGGGCTGATCCGACCTGAATGATCTTCCCCCGATCTCTGGGTTTCATCCGTTTCAAGGCTGCAAGGGTTCCGTGAACATACCCCAGATAGGTCACCTCGGTCACCCTGCGAAAATCCTCGGGGGTGATTTCGAGGATGGGGGAAAAGACCGAGACCATGGCGTTGTTGACCCAGACGTCGATCGGCCCCAGTTCGCGCTCGACGGCCTCGGCTGCGTTCTCGACCGCCTGGGCATCAGCCACGTCGCAGGGAAGCACCAGAGCCTGCCCTCCCCGCCGCTCAACCTCCCGCCGGGTCGCCTCCAGCCCGTCCCGACCCCGGGCAATCAGGCCGATGCGGGCACCTCGATCCGCAAAGGCTCGCGACGTAGCGCGACCCACCCCGGCCGAGGCGCCGGTGATCACAACGACAGGCGGGTTCGTTCCAATGCGTGTCATGATGTCCCCTGAATCATTTCTCGGTATCGCTCAACCGAAGCGTTTACGAGGTAAAACATCTTTGGATTTCGTTGAATTCAATTCCGAACGATTCCTTGAACCAAGCAAGCGTCTTCCTTGCATTCATCAAGGACATCTTTAGTTTGGCATTGCAGAAACCAGAAGCGCTCGGGGATGATTGCGAGCAAGTGGCGTGCCCGAATTCGTTCGTCCGACCGCAAGTGTGGCCATCTCCGTTCCTCCTCTGGCTCGATCTGGCGAGGCCATAGGAGAGGTCTTTTCGCCTTGCCGACGGTCGAAAGGTTCTGAAACCGATTCGGTCAATCCGTGGCCAGCGTGATCGAGTCGAAGTCGTACGGACACTCAGCAATTGTTGCTGGTCGGTTTGTTCACGGAAGATCGTCGGCGTTCCGACCCTTCGTGGAGGTTCTTCTGATCATGGCGCGTTCCTTGCATCGACTTCGATCCGTCTGCCTCCTGGTGCCCGTGCTGGGAGTGATGATCTGGATCTCGCCGACCTGGGACTCACTTCGAGCAGAGGATGCCCCTCCAGATCCGGACCCCACACGGTTCGCCAGTGACATTGAGGCGTTCGAGCAAGGCGATCGAGCTAGTCCTCCCGAACCCTCGTCCATCCTCTTTCTGGGAAGTTCGAGCATCAAGCTCTGGGATCTGAATGTTTGGTTTCCTGAGCAAACGCTCCTGAATCGAGGATTTGGCGGATCGCAACTCTCAGACGTGATTCACTATGCGGATCGCCTCATCACTCCGTCGCGTCCTCGATTGGTCATCGTTTATGCGGGAGACAACGACATTGCGGAGGGGAAGTCACCAGAGCGCGTACTGAAGGATTTTCTCACGCTCTCGAGCCGCATCCGAACGCTCTCGCCGAACGCCTCAATCGTATTTCTCTCGATCAAACCGAGTCTTGCCCGAAAAGATCACTGGCCGTCCATGCGTCACGCGAATAGACTCATCAACGAGGCCTGCGACATGAGTGCTCACCTCCATTTTCTCGATGTCGCCAGTCCGATGCTCGACGCCCTGGGAGCCATGAGGCCTGAACTTTATGACTCCGACGGTTTGCATCTGAACAACGACGGATACGCGATTTGGGCCGAGCGGCTTGCTCCCGTTCTTCAACGATTTCTCGACAATTCGTCGGCCCGTTAGGAACGAAAACGCGACACTGCGGAATGAGGTCGATTCGGTCCGCTCACAGAATCTCATCGAGGGCAGGACGGCCTGATCGATACCGCAGAACCTCGCATCGAATTCAACCGTGTCACGATCACCCCGTGTTTCGGCTCTGAAAGATTCCCTTGCGTTCCCACCAATTCCTGACAGAATCCGCTTGAACCGTTCTGTTGATGAGAGGTCGAGCGACGTTGCTCACCGCGTCGGGGAACGGAATGGGAAACCAAATCAGATGGATACAACGGACCCGAAGATCCTGGACACGGGAGACTTTCCCTCGGTTCCCCCAGCGTTGCCACCGCGAATCGAGGTCATCTCGTCAGCTCGGAGCGATGTCGGCAAGGTCCGACGAAACAATGAAGACCACTATTTGGTCGCCCGTCTTCGCCGCTCAATCGACATCGACGCTACGAATCTCGATTCCTTACGGCTTCCTCTGCTCCGCGAGGAAGCCGGACACCTGCTTGCCGTTGCCGATGGCATGGGCGGCATGGCGTCAGGAGAAGACGCCAGCTTCCTGGCCATCAGTGCCGGGTTGGAGTTGCTCCGAGACGCGGCCAAGTGGCACCTGGACGTCTCGGGACCAAATGAGATTGAGGAACTCGTTGCCACGTGCCGGAGTTACATTCAGCAGATAAACCAGCGGGTTTACACCCAGGCCTCCCAGGATGCCTCAAAGGAAGGGATGGGCACTACGCTCTCCGTTGCTTACAGCGTTGGACTTCGACTCTTTGTGGTTCATGTGGGAGATTCCCGTGTCTACCTCGCACACGGCGGAACCCTGCAGCAGATCACCCGAGATCATACGGTCGCACAAGACCTGGCCACGACCGGTCGGATTACACAATCGGAAGTCAAGTCGCATCGCATGCGAAATGTCTTGACCAACTACATCGGATCGCCCGACCAGGGGATCGAGGCCGAGATTCACCGGCTCGAATTGCATCCCGGTGACCGGCTCCTGCTCTGCAGCGACGGTCTGAGCGATCAGGTTGAGGATGCCGAAATCGCTCAGATCCTCGCGAGTGCATCCGAGCCGAAGGCCGCGTGCGACCGTCTGGTCGACGCGGCCTTGAAAGCCGGAGGGCGAGACAACATCACCGTCATCGTGGCCGATTACCGAGTGGAGTCGTCCTGAGCCTGGTCGAGGCTGGGGAGGCCAACGGGCGTGTTGGCACTCGCACTTGCCTTGAGCGTCGTCTGCTCGAACGGTTGAGGTGCCATCAGTACGAAGCGAGCCTGCTGAGGATCGTTGGCATCAATTCCGAACAGGAGCAACCGATCCCGAACGGTCATGAGCCGGAGCGCGTTGACCGCGATCGGAAGTTCCTCAATCATCGTGCTCCAGGTCCCCGATTCAGGGTCGTAGACTTCGATCGAGCGGGCCGGTTCGAAGTGGCCGGACGAACCTGCCGCAAAGCCTCCTCCCATATAAAGCTTTCCGTCGAGCACGACCAGATCGGCAAAGACGCGAGGTTGGCTGGGAGACGGAATCGTCTGCCACGCTTTCGTCTCGAAGTTGAACACATCGACCACATCGACCAGCGTCTGGTCGTCTCCCAGGCCACCGACCAGATAATAGTTCCCGTCCAGAACCGCCCCGGCGAAGGATCGACGGGCCCTCGGGATCTGATGCTCGGTCACCTCAAATGTGCTGTCTTCGGCCTCAACGTCCCAGCGAAGCACCTCGGTCGGGAACCCGCGGTTTTGCGCTTCGGGACGGGGGTCAAAGATGCTTCCGCCGAAGACCCAGATTGCGCCGTCATGGACCGCTGCGCCGAACATTCCGCGATCGTCGGGAATCGACGCCTTAAGGGATTCCCAGGTTGACTCCGACGCCTGACGCCGAACCACCGATCCGAGAGTTCGAACTACCTCCCCATCGTCCGCGATTCCGCCCAGGACGTAGGTATCGAGCTGCCTGCCATCAGGAACTGAAACGACCACACTGGACTGCCGGGCCGAGGGCAAGGCCCCAATCGGTTCGGCTCGTGTTCCATCCAAACGAATAGTGAAGACCTCATCCGTCAGCAGTTCTGACTTGAAATCGTGAGGGTTGGCGCTTCGATTTCCTCCGGCAAGCAGCACCTGAGACCCGACCATGCTGACGGCGTGCGATTGCACCGCCGCTCCCGGAAGTTCGACCGTCCAGGTCACCAGGTCCATCGCCGAGGTGGTGCCATCGAGCGGGATCGACTCGATGAATCGCACGGGCACTCCCGCGAAGTTGCCGCCGACAATCAAGGCGTCTTCGTCGATTCCGGGCAAGAGCCGATGAGTGATCCGGGGGACCGCCTGTTCGGCGATTGCCTCCCACGAATCGGCTGTCTCGGTGAGACGGTAAACCGTGCCATTGCCACCGCTCGCAAGCAGTCGGCCGCCGAGACTGAAGGCCGAGGGAGCAAACCCCTGAATCGGCTCGCCAGGCAGTTCCGGCCCTTGCATCCAGGACTGATCTTCAGGGTCGAAGACAACCACCTCTCGGGTGGTGTCACCATTCTCCAGCAGACCGCCCACCACGAAGATCTTGCCATCATGCGCGGCGACCGCCAGCGCTCGCCGAGGTGTCGGTAGCGAGGGCAACACCTCCCAGCCAGCTTCGGGGTTGGTCAGATCGAGACGCAATGCATCATCAAGAAAGTACGCTCCGTTCGAGTCTCCCCCCGTCATCGACCAGCCACCGACGACGTAGAGGTAATCTCCCAGCACTGCGGCGTCGTGCGTGGATCGGGGTTCCGGCAGCGGAGGAAGATCGGTCCACTCGCTCGTCTCGGGATCAAAGCGAGCCACCTCATCCACAGAAATCAGATCGTGCGGTGATCCCTCCTCATTTCGGGCCAGCATGCCACCCACCCGAATGAGTTTGCCGTCATGAGCAACCAGCGCAACTCCCTGAAGGGCGGTGCCACAAGGCAGCTCTTCCCAGGTCGTCCGGTCTCGAAGGTCGAGCCGATAGAAGTGAGGGTTCGTGGTGCCGGTGTGGTAACGATGAGTCGTCCCTGTGTGACCACTATATACATAAAGAGAATCACCCACGACCGCACCGCCGAAGCTGTTGATCGGCTCGGGGATCAAAGCAAAGGGTCTGGACAATCGGCAGGTATCAGCCACGGCCTTGGTGTCCTGGGAGACAAGGATCGGCGTGACCATGAGGGTCGCATAGTGGCGCGATTCCGGATAGGGAGTGCCGTCCAGTTCGCCCGCGGTTCCATCAATCCATTTGGCAAGCAAACCAGCACGCCCGTCGGCCAAATCAGGACAACGAACACGCCCCTGGTCGTCGGCAATCAAGGTGCGGTCATTACCATCCTCATGATACACCTTGACCTCGGCGCGGGCAGCAGGTTCCCCGTTGAAGCGGACCTGAATGAGGGCCGGTTCTTCAGCGTCCACCAGCCAACTCATCCGAAGACCTTCACCCGCTTCGACGGTTCCGGTAGGGAGCGGTCCGAGCTGCAGGCGCGTTGTATACATGAGCCGGAAGGTCGACTCCCCCCGGTTCATGATGCCGAACTCCAGCTCACCGTCGACGACTCGGGGAAGGTTTTCGGGCAACTGGACGAAGTCGGAGTCCTCTCCTCGATTCAGTGAGAGCGGTTTGCCCTCGATCGAGTAGGTGGCCGAGTCCAGATACTTCAAAAACATCGGCAGATCGGGAACCGTTTGATCGGCGAAGAAGGCGTGGGCGACGACCGAGCCATCCTCTTCCCGTTCGCCGGAGATCCAGAGGAAATGGGCCGAGGACGGCTGGCCTAGCCCGAAAAGGGAGAGGCTCGCGACGGCCGCACACAGGCCTCGCAATCGAACGCATCGAGGCGCTGATCGTTTCATGGGAGTTCCTTTACTGTCTCAGTGTGACGTGTGATGGAAATCGTGGTCAGAACGGGGCGAGGGAGGAGAATCGGCCTCCGCAAGATCGAAGCGAGCCGCTTGGAAGAACATTGCCTCAGCCTCCTGGTTGGCGCGTCGCACGCGCTCATCCTCTTGCAAGGCCCGAGCGTAGCGTTCCGGGTCTTGGTCGGGGGTTGGAGACTGGTTGACACGATTCGAACCGCAACCGACCGAGATCAACAGCATGAGGAGAGAAATCGGGATCCACCGAAAGACGTTCATGGGAAACTCCGGGAAGCGTCGGGAGGGTCCGAAGTTGGTCAAGGCAACTCGTCCACCGAGAGGCCGAGCGCTGCGGCCTCGGCCTCACGATTCTCCTGTTCGATCCGAGCGTCCTCCGCAGTGGCCTGCTCGAAGGCCTCAGGGTTGTCCGCGGCCAGGGGCGATTGATTGACGCCCGCACCTTGCTTCCCGCAACCGAGGGGCAGAGTCAGTGCGAGCAGGAGAACGGCCCGCCGAATCGTTCGAAAATTCACAGTCATGATGAGAAAATCTTTCTTCTCAGCGCTTGCGAAAAGATTGCTAGCATTTGTTAATATTGATCGGACGAAACGATTTCTCCGCCAGCCACGGTTGAAAGCGCCATGTAGGATTGGGCGTTGATTGTTTCCTTAACGAACTTCACGCTGCCATCGGCGAACAGGAAGTTGGCCCCCCCTGGATGCACGCTCCGGAAGTTCGGGAGAGTTTGGCCGCTGGTCGGGGAGACCGGGAACCCGTTCGGGCCCGGGAAACGGGTGGTATCCGAAGGATAGCCGCAATCGTTCAAACCGTAGAAGACGCCGATACGGTCGGTTGTCTTCCCGATGATGCCCCCGACGATGAACTCTGATCCCCAGCTCCGTCGGCGTCCGAAGGCCATGAACATCACGTTGTCATAGAAGCGGCCCTGATCGAATTGTTCGAGCGGGACACAGACCCGGTTTTCGGCCGATCCCACGGCAACGAACGGGTTGGCGGCGTTGCCGCCGGCCGATTCTCCCATGAGGAAGGTCTGGCTCGTCCCGTCTCGGACCTCAGCCAATCGGGTGAAGGTGTCGATCCCGGCGATTCCCCTCAGGCTTCGGTTGACGTACGGCGGCGAGACATAGTTGTCAGCCCCTGCGCTAAAGATGTAGTCGGTCACCGCGACTCGGTCGAGGGCCCAGGAAACTCCGGCGAAGTTGAAGGTCGAGCCGACCTCGCTCATGTTCCGGTTCGACGGGCAGAGAAACGTGCTGACTTGCGTCGTGATTCCGGTCGTCTGGGCCGGTAACGACCAGCCGAAATACGTTCCTAACGTCGGCGAGGCGAACGCTTGCTCGAAATTAAACGCCGAGGAGAGCGCCGACTGCTCCATGTAGGGCAGAACCGAGTGATAGCCTGTAAAATTCCCGTAGAGTTGAGCAAACCCACCGTGCATAGCCGCCGGAAAGACCTGATGGGTGCTTTCATAGTTGTGCAATGCCAGACCAATCTGCTTGAGATTGTTCACACATTGCGCCCGACGAGCCGCCTCGCGAGCCGACTGGACGGCCGGCAGCAGCAGGGCAATGAGGACGCCGATGATCGCAATGACCACCAGCAGCTCAATCAGCGTAAATCCATACCGACGACGCTTCTGAACCGTGTTCATCGTGGTGATTCCGAGGGGGAATTGAGGGAACTCATTTGAGTCTCTTTGGAGTGTTGCGGAGCGCAATGCCCGCCCTCGGGACCGCTTGGTAACGTTGCCTGAACCTCCCTCGTCCCGGTCATTCCGGGGGGCACGCCGCCGGAGAGTGGTCCCGCATCGTCCCGGAACAACCGGGCCAGATGCCTCCCCGGCGGTCGTGCCTGCCGTCATGAAACCGGATCGCTCCGGAAGCATGACGGTGGCTCAGGGGTCGACACGCTCGGACCTCGACTCCGCGTGCCGATCGCGTCGATGCGTACGACCACACCTCATCAACGCTCCGGGAAACACGCCATCCGGCGGGACCAGCACCGATTCGACCACTTCCCGGCTGTGACATTGAGACTTCGTCTCAGCGAGACTCCTGAACAAAGGCCTCCTCGGAGGCCAGGTCTTATTCTGGACGAAGAACCGACCGAAATCTCACACCCCGACGATTCCCCGAAAACGTCCCGAACGGCAGAGCGACTGCATCGGAGTGACTCGAACTCCGCCGTGGCACTGAGACTCAGTCTCAACGAGACCGTACGTTACGATTCTTCGTCCTCTCCTGTCAATGACCGAGTCCCCACGATTCGAAAAAAACGGGGAGCAATCCCGTGTGAACAGTGGGCCAAAACCCCGCAAAGTGAAACAGAGGATGATGATGGGAGAAGTAAGTGTCAGAACGAACGTGCCTGACCGAGGAGGAAAACCCCGGCCAGGCACGTTGTGAGAAACCCGGAGTTTTATGGTTTGAGACGACTGAGAGTCACCATGGGTCAACCATCGACACTGGCTCCGGCCCCTACCGGCTCGGCTTCGGTGTCGGCATCTTCATTCTCCGTGGGAGGGCTGATTTTCCGAGGTCGTTCATCGGCCTCGGCAATCGCCCAACCGAGTCGATAGGCAGCCCGGGAAATGCGAATCGCCTTGCCCACGTCGGTCTTCTCGAAGTCATCGCCGGGTCGGTGGTAGTCGTCGTGGATTCCCGCGAAGAAGAAAATGACAGGAATGCCCAGGCGGGCAAAGTTGAAGCTGTCGGTCCGGGCGTAGAACTGGTCGGCGTCGAAATCAGATGCCATCGCTTCGAGTTCGAGCGCAGCAACGGCAGCGGGAATGATCGTCGAGTAGTCGGGATGCTCGGGAGACGGGGTGAGACTGACACGACTGGGGTCGTTGCGAGAAATCATGTCCATATTGATATTCGCAACCACTTCATACCCTTCCGGCAAAGTCATGTGTTCGCTCCACCAGCGCGAACCGAGCAATCCTTTTTCCTCTCCCGAGACCCAGAGGAATGCAACCGATCGGCGCGGCCTTGGCCCTTCCGCAATGGCCTGGGCAATCTCGATCAAGGCGCTGGTTCCCGATCCGTTATCGTCGGCTCCGTTGTGGATCTCTCCATTGATCACGCCAACGTGGTCGTAATGGGCGCTGAAGACGATGACTTCGTGCTTCAGCTCCTCGTCTCGACCGGGGAACATGCCAATGACATTCCGGTCCTCAACCAACTCGACCGTACTGGCAAAGACAAACCGGGCTCGGGCGCCTTCGAGCTCTCGAGGCGTGGTGGGATCGTCCGACAGATTCAGCGATTCCTCAATCGCATCACGCAGGTGGTCTTCGAGGAAGATCAAGGGGGTTCCGTTGGTTGAAGACGCCCCGAGGCTCATCGATCGTCGGCCGAACATGCGGAGGGCAAAGGGGTTCGACTCGGCATAGGGACGGGCCTCCTCAGCTTCGAAGGGATGCATGACGAGCAGGGCAAGGGCCCCGCGATCCCGGGCCGCTTGAAGCTTGGCGAAGGAACTGGCTCCAGACACCTGAGCGTTGCGGCGTCCCCCCTGGTCCTCTGCTTCCTGACCGGGGGGGAGACCATCCAGCACCAGGACGATCCGATCCTTGACCTCGACCGTGTCGAAGTCATTCGGCTCACCCCCGGTCCCAGTCCGACCATACCCGAGAAAAACAACCGGTGCTTCGATCGCTCCAGGCGCGAGGTTTCTAGGGACCAGGATAAAATCCTCCTTGACCTTTCCGGCGACTTCCCGGACGGCATCATTCGCTGTGATCG contains:
- a CDS encoding M20/M25/M40 family metallo-hydrolase codes for the protein MHVPKFPRLALAFGACFPLGHVRADAPAISEPAALVESAPATATITEPELAGHLQFLSSDLMNGRDTASDEIKLASEYLATRLSTFGADPAGDLDGDSPTYFAHFPLEFSTPEVEGTELTLTITANDAVREVAGKVKEDFILVPRNLAPGAIEAPVVFLGYGRTGTGGEPNDFDTVEVKDRIVLVLDGLPPGQEAEDQGGRRNAQVSGASSFAKLQAARDRGALALLVMHPFEAEEARPYAESNPFALRMFGRRSMSLGASSTNGTPLIFLEDHLRDAIEESLNLSDDPTTPRELEGARARFVFASTVELVEDRNVIGMFPGRDEELKHEVIVFSAHYDHVGVINGEIHNGADDNGSGTSALIEIAQAIAEGPRPRRSVAFLWVSGEEKGLLGSRWWSEHMTLPEGYEVVANINMDMISRNDPSRVSLTPSPEHPDYSTIIPAAVAALELEAMASDFDADQFYARTDSFNFARLGIPVIFFFAGIHDDYHRPGDDFEKTDVGKAIRISRAAYRLGWAIAEADERPRKISPPTENEDADTEAEPVGAGASVDG